The DNA segment GATTATAATGATTGCGAATGGCTTGTGAAATTTCCGGCACAAGAAGACTCTAAGGACATTGGTAAAAAAGAATATGACTATTCTTTATTGGCAAAAGAATGTGGTATAGACATGCCGGATACGCAGTTGTTTGATCATAAGTATTTTGGAGTAAAACGTTTCGACCGTGATAGCAATGGCAATAAATATCATGTAGCTAGTGCTGCCGGATTGCTTTGTGCTGACTATCGTGTACCGAGTATTGATTACTTGCACTTGATGGCTCTTTGCAGAAGACTGACAAATAGCGAACTTGACTTATGGAAATTATATCGGGTTGCTGTATTTAATTACGTTATTGAAAATAAAGATGACCATGCAAAGAATTTCTCTTTTATAGTTCGTGATGGTTCTTGGCATTTTGCTCCAGCCTATGATCTGCTGCCAAGCTATGGCATGAACGGTTATCACACCACAATATTTAATGACAGCATCATGCCAACTGATGATGATGTTATAGCTGTTGCAGTGAAAAGTGGATTAGACAAGAGGAAAGCTGTTGAAGTATTAAATGAGATAATGAGCAAATGTCATTAATACGATTCTATATTATTGAAATGTTATTACCCAAATTCAAGTGAATAATGCAACCGCTTATTAGATATTCCGGAGTATTGACGATGAACTGGTATCAACCGGAATATCTAATAAACAATGGAACTATCTTTAATATGTTAATTGTCCTAACAATCTTTATATAGTAAACTTTTAAGAAAGTCTATATGAAGGACGATGTATTTTGTAATATTTTTTACTTGCTACATGGCGTTTCTTATTGGCAGTAGCGTGCTTTTTGTATACTTGTGTTGGAGGATCGCATACGCTGCATGGTGCATATCCTTCGGATTTGGCTTCTGAAAGACTCATTGGAATGCAACTACGGCTTAAGTAACGACAACCGTCAGAATGGTATTTTGAACCGGTTTTGGTGACATAAACGGTCTGGGCAATGGCAAAAATAGCCATCGAGAGAAAAATAAATACAAGTAGTGATTTTTTCATGTTGTTTTTGTTATGGTTAAGTTGTTATAGCATAATAACGTAATAAATGTAGTTACTTATATGTAAAGTTCCAAACTTTTTTATAGTTTTCTATATTTGTACAGCATCTGATGTTTTATAAAAAGTCTCGGTCTCAAGTCTCAAACTATTAATTCTGAATTACTACTTTACTTTTTTTGCTGTTGCACGTATCCCTACCGCTTCCCCGTACTCCCCAAAATCGCATAGGGGAGAATAAAATAAGTGAAAGAACTTTTATCAAGGGGCACTTGCGGATCAAATTAGGCACGTGTTTTCTTTATTTGTCTTTCATCTTTTGATTAAACTTGAAGGCAACCGAAAACATAAAGTAGCGGGGTAGACTATTGTACCATGTTTCTGTTCTTCCCTGAGCATTTACTGTATAGCTCTTATTTGACAGCTGATGCAGAATATCAAAGGCTTGAAGTTTAAACAGAATGTTACCTTTAGAGATAGGTTCCGTTAACTGGGCATTCCATATCAGATCGTCGGTGTTCATCTGATTGCTGTTATAGCCTCTGCGACTAAACATGTTGATGTCTGTTGCCAGCGTTAGTTTGATAAGAGGTATCGTATATTGTAAGTTGCCACCATACTGATAATCACAGGCATTGATATTCTCAAAATCCTTACGATCACTGCGTGAGAAACGCCCCGCAAACTTACTCGTTATACCTGCAGAAAAACTTCTTAATCTGTATCCCAACCTTACGTTAAGGCCTGTATTAATGGTATTGACATTACTAATAGCTGATGTTTCTGAATTATAGGCGATGTCAAAATCTGCACTATGGTCATAATTTACATTCGCGTCGACATTCAAACTAAAAAGGCGTTTTCTGTCGAGAGAACGAAAGAAACCTCCTTTGAGAGCTGCATTCCAATTGCCATTCACGTTGTCGCTCATATAGGTGAAAGCTCCCGTGTTGGTATTGTATGTTACTCGCGTACCCCAGGCATTGTGTATATATTTGGCATCTACGCCAACCCAATAACTTAGATCGGTAGAGTCTGGATGAAACGTGGCATTGGCCGAGAGCTTATGTATTATTCTTTTTTTAAGATTCGGATTATTAATGCGCAACGACAGGGGGTTCGTATTATTTGCAAAGGGCATCAGCATATAGAATTTCGGCTCTTCAACGTTCATGCTATAAGAGAAACTACGTTTGTTAGGCCCATATCTGTTGTATGTTATATTAGGTGTAAACGAAAAGTATGAACGGCGGGCTATCGTATCAAGAGAAGATTGCCGGTAATGAATGTGTTCTCTATAGAAATTAAACGGGAAGTTAATGCTGAAAAAACTGTTTTTGGTTCCTGTATCGATACATATCCCGCTCATGTATTTCCTATTTATATCATTATATTGATAACTGTTATTAGAGTCGAATGCCTGTGCCTGTAATATTTCATTAGAAGGCAAGTCGCCAAGTTCGTCGTAGGTGCTGTCTTTCAGCCAGTCTAGGCGATAGTTGGCATTATGTTGCGAACTGAAGGACTGACCATAACCCAAGAAGGGCATTATTTTCCAGTTTCGTGGTAAGGAGTAACTATAGTTTAATGAGGCCTGATATTCATATCCATGATGGTTATTGTCTGTGTAATAGTCGCGAATGTCTTTATTGGTCGGGTTTTCATAAACAGTGTGATTCTTGGAATACAATTCATCGGGCTTATTAGACAAATAATTTCCACTCAAGGACAAACCCAGCATATCTCCCCATGGGAGGTCTTTGTACATACTTAAATGAATTCGTGTATCAATATTATTTATAAGCGATTTTGTATCTCTTGATGTGTGGTTAATCAAATAGTCTCTATAGGTAGAATCTCTGTTCTCTGAATATGATTTGGTTTTGCCATAGTCTAACGAATAGAAACAACTCATTACAAATGGTTTAAATAGCTGAAAGGTATTGTTAAGATTTACATGGAATTCTTTGTTCTTCTCAGTAGAAGAATTGCCTTTGATGATATTGCCATCCGAAGAGAATGTTTCGCTATGAGCGTGGCTGTCTTGATAGCTGTCGCTCCAGTCTACAACACCGTCTAGCTCTTCGCTCAGTGTTTTATTCTTGTCTTCGGTTTGCAAATAAAACCCCGTCTGCCTACTAGTCTTAGTACCTTGAGAGGAATCTGATGGCTTCCAATCGCCATCCTGACCGGGTTCACGATCCTCATTTACATTATTGGCATTGCCAAAGACGGCGATATTAGAATGATCTGTCATGACAAGACTGAAAAGTTGTGATTTCCAGCGGTTATTGGAACCGGCGCCGATTTCTGCATTAGCCAGATGACTGTGCCTGTATTCACGCTTTAAATTCACATCCATAACAAAGTCCTTTTTGGGCCCCATCGTAGTGTATTGCTCGGCTAAATTTTTCTCCTTATGATACACTTTAATATCTTTGACGGTGAAGTAGGGCAGGTTGTCGAGAATTATTTTGTTATTCCCCTTAAAGAAGTCATTTCCATTCAATGTGAGGTAATCCACTTTCTGCCCATTGATATAGATGTCACCATTATCCTTTAGTTGTGCACCGGGTATTTTCCTGACCAGTACATCGAGCATCGAGCCTTCAGGCAGTACGAATGCCGAAGCGTCATATACGAGGGTATCTCCGCGATAGGCAATTTGTATCCTTGTTCCTACCACCTTCACTTCGTCTAGATCAACATTCTTGTATATATCTTTCTTCTTCTTCATAAGATGCTGAGGTACTAGTGTGTAATAACTGCGTCCGCGGGGTTTTATGCTAACACTTTGATAGCAGTCTTCGTATCCTTTTCTAACGCACTTGATGATATACTGATTTTCCTTTTTTGGGACTTTAAACTCATAATTGGAGTATTTTTCGTCGATATCGCATGTTGTTGTGTCTAATATTACCGAGTCTTTGTCAAGTAAAAAGACTTTGGCCTCTAATGGTATGTGAAGGAATGAATCGTAAGCTGAACCGCATAAATCATAAAGATCGGACTTAGGCGGCTTTTTGTCATCTGATCCTTGTGCCATTATTGATAAGAATGATAAAGAGAAAATAATAGTTGCCAAAAAAATCTTATGTTTTTTGATTATCGTACAAAAATTTAAAATAATATCAATTGTTTTTACCGGTTTTCTATTCATTTTTGTTTTAATAGTCATAGTATTTACTATGTAGTAGATTATTATTGAAGTTGTAAAATTACTATAATTTATTAAATTAACATTGTATTTGTAAGGCAAAAAATATTATAATATCCTTAATATGGTGAAATGGCTGTTGTACTGAGTCTTATAAAAGTCTCAGTCTCAAGTCTCAAACTATAAATTCTGCTTTATTGCTTTTGGTGTTGTACCTATCCCTCCCGGCTTCGGCGTACTCCCCAAAATCGCATAGGGGAGAAAATAAAGGTAATTATTTGTCGTATTCAGGATGTTTTTTAAGCCAATTCTTGGCATAGGGGCATGTCGCTGCAGGTCTTAAACCTTGTTGGATGGCATAGTCGTAAACATACTTCACCAATTGCGAAGCTATTCCTCGATTTTCTAATTGAGAAGGAACATATGTATGAAGAATATCCAACGTTCCTTCTGTCAGTTCATATTCCACATAAGCTGTGTAGCCCTCTATTTCGGTACACGCTTTCTCGTTTTCTGTATCATGTATTATTTTCATGCGGTAAAGATATCTATAAAACTTTGAGTCACAATGCCTTTTATATAAAATATGCAGATTATGTACTACATGTTTATTTCCGCTTTTTGCGAATATAAAGGTATACTGCTGTGAAAATAACGATTGCGGTGATAGCAAAAGCCCAGATATTTGTCACTCTAGACTGAGCTGTTATGGAATAGTTGCCTGAAATTAGACGTTCGCCTGTCAATCGGTAGCTAATGACGTGCTGATCGTTGCCGGCAAGGCTATTTCCAATAATACCTCTTCCTGAATCTGTGATGACACCTGGCATTGACAGTTGATAATCTACAGAGAACTGGGTCAATGTTATATAGTCGGACAGTGTCTTATATGCGTTCTCCTTCAATTTTTCGTTATCCAAAACTGCTGAGAAAGCATCTGAATGGAAGAAATCACTAAATAACTTTTTTGTGTTTTCTTCTTCAATAACCTCTTCTTTTTTGGTCATGAATCTTTGTAAGATAGCATCATGAAGATGGATGAACCCTTGTTTGCTGACAGGGGCTTTATTGACAAGACTGTAGTTGTCGACGATTAATTGGTAGATTGTCTCAAAATAATTAGTTGTTAGCCATTTACTATATTTATCTTTAATGTTACTCATGATATCGTCCTGCTCAATGCCATTCAATCCTTTGGTAAGATTAGGAAAACCTGTGAACCAAAAGCCTATTTCGGCTCCGGTCATAAATTTTTCGAGTGGAACTTTGAAGGATAAATTCTGTCTGTGGTAAGTTTCACGATATGAATAATAGGTATAAAACCATCTGAATGAACGTTTTAGTTCTGTTTGGGGTTTAAGGGTTTTTACGCTATCAAGATTGAAGCATGTATGTTCGCCCATATCTTTTGCTGATCTCCACTTTCCGGATATAAATACGGCAATAGTGTCGCATGCTCTTCTGCTTATATGTGACCGGATAGAGTCGTATGTCTGCCGGCTGAATGGAAATGGATGTCTGGCATTTTGTCCCTTTACAGACCAACTTAACTGCCAGCCTGTTCCGATTCTTACAATATTGTGGATGGTATCAATTTTACCGCTGACCAACTGGGAAGAATCAAGCTGAACCTCAAAAGTACGCTCGCATGATCCGTCTTTATTGATAACAGTACTCATTCTGCATTTCCGGTCTGTACATGATGCAATCAATAGCAGGAATAACAGAAGGAATGAAAGGTTAATATTTGCTTTCATAAATTTTCTTCTTTAAAAGTTCGTAACTACTCTTATCGTAGAGTTTCTTTTGTATATAGTTTATATATAAGTCCCCGTCCTTGATGGGGCGCGTCTTACTTAATGTCTCGTTCTGATAGGCAATTATGCTTGCTCCGTCTGTGGCATAATTTACTGTTATCATCTGAAATGTGAAGATAAAGAGTAGTAATATCGCGGCTGCGATAGAGCAATTCCTTACAGGAACAAACCATCTATTAGGTCGTGATTCTTTCTCTATTTTGCGCATAATGGAATCTGTCATTTTGTTAGGATGGCTAAGCCTAGGGTGCTTATTTTGCAGATCCTTAAATATATTATCAATCAGTTGTTCATTATTTGTCATAACCTAAGCGTGTTAATTGTTTCTTAATTTTCTGCCTTGCAACATATAGATCGCTTTTTATATTGTCTGCACTTAATCCTGTGATCTTCTCGATTTCTTTTGTCTCCATGTTCTCAAGTACACTGAGCGTGAAAACGATCTGTTGTTTTGAACTAAGTTCTGAAACAAGAACTTTAACGATAGCCACCCATTGGTTGTTCATTAGCTGTTGTTCAGGATCAGGCGCAGATACATATGTTAGGAATACAGTCTGGTCTATTGGTAGGGGAGACGTGATTTTCTTATGTTTCAGTCGGTCAAGACAGACTCTGTAAACTATTTTGTAAAGCCATGTTGTAAACTTACCTTTGCTTTCAGAATATCGGTTGATATTTTGCCAAACACTGACAAAAGCCTCTTGAACAGCATCTTCTGCATCTGATTCGGAGCAAAGCAACTTCAGCGCAAGTGAGAATCCCATGTTTTGGTATTCAGATACAAGTAAGCGGAAAGCTTCTGTATCGCCATCTTTACATTTTAGGATAATACTGTTTAGTCTTCTTTGCTCCATCTGTATTCTATGTTACTACATTTAACTATACGACTATAACAAAGAAAAGTCGAAAAAAATAGCTAAATATTAGTCGACATATAAAAGAGTTCTAATTCATTTACTTGAATATTTTAATTTTTTTCAATAATATTACTTACATTCCAATGTCCTGATTTGTCAGAACCGACTCGTTCGATTAGTTTTAGATTTTTCAATTGAGCTAGTGCTCGTCTGATTGTTGCCAAACTCACATTTAGACGTTCGCATAGTTCTGGTCTAGTTATAGTTGGATCTTCTTTCAGTAGTGTTATCAAATCTAACTGCAATAAATTCTGTAATCTTACAGGGTCATTTACAGGGTCATTTACAGGGTCATTTACAGGGTCATTTATATGTTTCTTGTAATTATTGTTCAGCAATTCTGTATAGAACGAGGTCGCTTGTGAACGGAATCTTGGTTCTTTAGCTCTTGAGAAGCCTGGCAATTTAGCTGATTCGTTGCAAATTTTACGCAAACCGCTACCTCGTTTTTCCATAAAGTTCAACTGGGAAAATACGTCTGCTAATATAGGATTACGTCGTTTTGAAGATACATCATCCAAATTCCTATCTTGTATTAACGAGCCGTCGAACATACCTCCGGGAGAATATATAACCAATCTGTCGTCGTAGATATCAATATGGACTTCACTTCCCAATTCTGAATAATCACGATGTATGAACGCATTTACCAGCGCTTCAAACACAGCTCTACTTGAATAATCAGGAGTGTTCAGACGGCGGTTTGATAACTTTATCCAACCTTTGAGATTATGCAAATCTACGAATTGCTCTCCTGCATTTAGTAAAGTCAACAAATTCCCTTGATACTCTCTAGAATCTTTAGCATCATCTTTATGAATGCCACTCCATCTAGTACAATATAGGCTTGAATGCCTAAATGGGCATTGATCAGCGAATAGGACACCGGCATTCGTTAAAAAGCCTTTATCGGTAACTAGAGAGAAAGAACGGAGTAACTTTTCTTTAAATGATAAATTTGTTTGCTTCTCATAAGTTTTTGCCAACTTTTCAAATGTCATGTCCTTTAATGTATATTCTGTAGGTAGTGAATCATATGTGACATTTCTGCTTTTGAGTACTAAACTGCTTAATTGACCTGATGACGCAATAACACTTTCATCGCCAATTCTGATGAAAGCAATGCGGCTACCACTATTAACGAAATAATATGGCGTCATACTTCCTGACGGAATATGAAGTTCCAAAACTGTCTTACCATTTTCTGTCTGAATTGATTTTAATTCAAAGTCAGGTATGGGATCTATAATGTTTTTTATCTTATCACTGATAAATTCCGTATCTGATTTTGCATCTTTCAGTCCAACTACTTCACCATCATCATTTACACCAAAGAATAATGAACCTCCAATTCCGTTGGCAAAAGCGCTTACACTCTTCAACCAACTTTTATATTGTTTACGTTCCAGAAACTCCTTGAAATCACAAGTAGTGTTTTCTCCAATTAGGCGTTTTAATATTTTTTCCATAGAATATCTATATCAGGCAAGAAGCATAAAATTCTTCTTTAACTGCAAAGATACGAAATAGATGTTTTAAAACGTAGAATAAGTTTGAAAAATTCAGAAAATAGTTGTTTGTTTCTTTTGTTATCGTTATATAACATCCACCGATTAAATTATCTATTATTGGCAGTTCCTATTTTCTACCGTAATATTTAACTTGACTATTATAATGCTCTAAATAGTATATCTTTGATATAATTTTATATCGTTATATTTATGTGCATGGTCAAATCTTGAATAAAAAGGCAGAAATTTTGAAATGTGTTAAAAAAGAAATCCTATAAATCAATGATTTATAGGACTTATAAGCTTTAAGGGTGGAAGATGGGACTCGAACCCACGACATTCAGAACCACAATCTGACGCTCTAACCAACTGAACTACATCCACCATGTTGGTTGCTTTTCTTAAGCGAGTGCAAAGGTAAGGGATTTATTTGAAATCTCCAAATAAATCCCTAAAATTTTTGCATATTAGTTTGCTGGCTGTGCAGGAGCTGCAGGAGCTTTTTGCTGTGCTCCGCCTTTCTGTGCAGGTGCAGACTGTTTGTTCTGACTTGCACCGAATCCAGGTAATGTGTTTGGATTTGTAGAACTATCTTCTGTAGCGCTACGCTCAATAACACTCTCTGATGTTGTGGCCTTAGGAGCTACGTAAGCGCATACAATGCTGAATAGAACCATGGCAATGGCAAGACCCCATGTAGATTTTTCGATGAAGTCTGTGGTTTTGCGAACACCACCTATTTGGTTATAAGATGAGAAGTTTGATGCCAAACCTCCGCCTTTAGATTCCTGGATTAATACGATGAACACCATCATTATAGCTGCCAGTACAATCAAAATTACGAATAATGTGTATAATCCCATTTTTGCTGTTATTTATTTTTATTATTTATTATCAATTTCTCAAGAAAACGTATTTGGTCTGCAAAGTAAGCATTTTTTTTTGGATATTCCAAACTTAATTGGCGAATAATTTCCAAAGCTTTAGAATATCGGCCTTGTTTTATATAAATCTTTGCTAATGTCTCTGTAAAATATGTTTCCTCGACATTCTTACTCTCATCGTTGTCGTTATCGGATATCTGTGGCAGGTATTCCGGATTTTCGTTAAGAGTTATCTTACCTGTGTCATTTCTTATGAAATCGTCGATAAGACTTTGGCCCTTCATCTGAGGTGCCTCTTCTTTTGTCTCTTTTTCTGACGGTTCTTCGCTCTCGGATTGTATAAGATATGATACGTAGTCGATGGCTGCATCTGCAGGTGTTGGCTTGCGTTTCGGTTTGTTTCCTTTTTCCTCCTCTTCTTCTTCTTCTTTTGGTATTGAATCGAGGAATGTATCTATAAGAGATATCGTACGACTCTCTTTTTCAGGTTCGCTCTCTGTCTTCACAGTGGGCTGTTGGATGTTTAGTTTGTAGTGAGCAGCCTCTATCAGTTCAAATATTACTTTCCTGTCTGTTATATATAATGCTGCACGGCGTAATTCTTCATCAAAAGATGGGTCGTGAAGCAGATAGAGATTCTGGAGCATAAGCAATCTGGCTGTCTGGAAATAGGGATATAGAGCTAGCGTAGAGCGCAGCTCATAAAGTGAATCCCGGTCCATAAACTCCGGATGATTGATTAGCTCTGTAATTTCCATACGTATATATAAAAGGTGTTTATCAAGAGGGCAGACTTACCAGTTGGCTACCGTCGCGTTGAATATCTGATCTGTAATATCTTTTATCATCTGTGTGACCAGTTCTTCCTGTACAGATGACAGTGACTGTGTGTTCTCATAAGATGATGTGGCCGTAAATTGGCGTTCGAAGTCTTCCTTGTGATTAGCTTTGTTGGTGAAACGTACATTTACTGTCATTGACAATTCTGTCTGTGCAGATTGTCCTGTACTTGATACAGATTTGTTGCGTTGTGAATATTGGGTTATCTCACCGTCTATAATCATGTCACCGTTGCGTTTTACTTGTACAAGGTGAGTGTGGTTGGCAAATACATCCTTCAACTGATTGTTGTATATGTTCTGCATAGGTCCCCACACATAACTTGAACGTATAGGGAAATCGTTGATCTGTATAGTCTTTGTCTTGTTATAGTCTATACTAGCACCGTCAAATTTGTATGATACTTTGCATGATATGAGCAATACTGCTGATAAAATGAGTATTATATATTTTTTAGCCCAATCCATATTGTCTTATTCTTCTGTATAATGTACGGGCTGAAATGCCCAGTTCTTTAGCTGCTTTTTCTCTATTGCCTCCATTGCGTTCCAAAGCTTTCTCAAGCATCTGCTTGCCAAGAGCACTAAGATTAAGGTTCTCGGGTTCGTCGATTTCTTCTACTTCAGCTTCTTCTGCAATAGACTGTTTAGGTTGCTCAGGCTGTATGAATATCGGCTTTTGGGCTAATGCAGATGCCTGCGATTTGGCCGCAAGGTCTGTGCTTGCCTTTATAGTTGCAGCCTCGGCTTGAGAATCACCAAGTTGCTTTTTGAGTATCGTCATATCGCGTCGGAGGTCATTGACGTTACCGCGCAGTTCGAATAGAATCTTATATAATATTTCGCGCTCATTCTCGAAAGAGTGCTCCCCGTCATTCTTGTTTATAGTTGCTAATTGCGTACTATCTGTATCGGTAGGTATAAACTTACCTAATATTTCAGGAGTAATAATACGTTCACGACAGATAACAGAAATCTGTTCGGTAATATTCTTCAACTGTCTCACATTACCGGGCCACTTGTAATGCATGAGCATCTGTTTGGCTTGATCTGTAAGCGCTATCTTGTCCATGCTCAACTTCTGTGCTATTTGCAAGGCAAATAATCTGAAAAGCAATACTATATCCTCTCCACGCTCACGGAGAGGTGGCATCTTGATAGGAATAGTATTAAGACGATAATATAGGTCTTCTCTGAATCGGCCTTCGCTTATGGCTTTTACTAAGTTGACATTGGTAGCAGCTACAATTCGTACATCGGTCTTGCGAATGTCTGTGCCACCAACGCGTAGGTATTCTCCTGTCTCTAATACACGTAGGAGCCTTGCTTGTGTTGGCATAGGTAATTCGCCTACTTCATCCAAAAACAGGGTGCCCTTGTTGGCAACACCGAAGTAACCGTCACTCTCATTTATAGCTCCTGTATACGAACCCTTTTCATGACCGAAAAGCTCTGAGTCAATAGTTCCCTCGGGGATAGAACCACAGTTGATGGCAAAATATTTCTCTCTCTTGCGTGGGCTGTTGTCGTGTATTATTCTTGGCAGAACCTCTTTTCCTACACCGCTTTCACCTATTATTAAAACAGAGAGATCTGTAGGCGCTACCTGTAATGCAACGTCTAAAGCATGGTTCAGTTCGTCGGAAT comes from the Xylanibacter oryzae DSM 17970 genome and includes:
- a CDS encoding type II toxin-antitoxin system HipA family toxin, with product MSKVNQVEVHIDKKMVGKIALTQNLLCAFEYDGKWLKDGFSISPLELPLERGVKIARATPFEGGFGVFDDSLPDSWGLLILDRYLRLHNINPNELTILDRLSLVGGNGRGALEFIPDKSVAHDTNSMTIEDMAKEIGLLLVNNDYTGDNLDTLYRQGGSPGGARPKVFLDYNDCEWLVKFPAQEDSKDIGKKEYDYSLLAKECGIDMPDTQLFDHKYFGVKRFDRDSNGNKYHVASAAGLLCADYRVPSIDYLHLMALCRRLTNSELDLWKLYRVAVFNYVIENKDDHAKNFSFIVRDGSWHFAPAYDLLPSYGMNGYHTTIFNDSIMPTDDDVIAVAVKSGLDKRKAVEVLNEIMSKCH
- a CDS encoding outer membrane beta-barrel protein encodes the protein MAQGSDDKKPPKSDLYDLCGSAYDSFLHIPLEAKVFLLDKDSVILDTTTCDIDEKYSNYEFKVPKKENQYIIKCVRKGYEDCYQSVSIKPRGRSYYTLVPQHLMKKKKDIYKNVDLDEVKVVGTRIQIAYRGDTLVYDASAFVLPEGSMLDVLVRKIPGAQLKDNGDIYINGQKVDYLTLNGNDFFKGNNKIILDNLPYFTVKDIKVYHKEKNLAEQYTTMGPKKDFVMDVNLKREYRHSHLANAEIGAGSNNRWKSQLFSLVMTDHSNIAVFGNANNVNEDREPGQDGDWKPSDSSQGTKTSRQTGFYLQTEDKNKTLSEELDGVVDWSDSYQDSHAHSETFSSDGNIIKGNSSTEKNKEFHVNLNNTFQLFKPFVMSCFYSLDYGKTKSYSENRDSTYRDYLINHTSRDTKSLINNIDTRIHLSMYKDLPWGDMLGLSLSGNYLSNKPDELYSKNHTVYENPTNKDIRDYYTDNNHHGYEYQASLNYSYSLPRNWKIMPFLGYGQSFSSQHNANYRLDWLKDSTYDELGDLPSNEILQAQAFDSNNSYQYNDINRKYMSGICIDTGTKNSFFSINFPFNFYREHIHYRQSSLDTIARRSYFSFTPNITYNRYGPNKRSFSYSMNVEEPKFYMLMPFANNTNPLSLRINNPNLKKRIIHKLSANATFHPDSTDLSYWVGVDAKYIHNAWGTRVTYNTNTGAFTYMSDNVNGNWNAALKGGFFRSLDRKRLFSLNVDANVNYDHSADFDIAYNSETSAISNVNTINTGLNVRLGYRLRSFSAGITSKFAGRFSRSDRKDFENINACDYQYGGNLQYTIPLIKLTLATDINMFSRRGYNSNQMNTDDLIWNAQLTEPISKGNILFKLQAFDILHQLSNKSYTVNAQGRTETWYNSLPRYFMFSVAFKFNQKMKDK
- a CDS encoding GNAT family N-acetyltransferase, translated to MKIIHDTENEKACTEIEGYTAYVEYELTEGTLDILHTYVPSQLENRGIASQLVKYVYDYAIQQGLRPAATCPYAKNWLKKHPEYDK
- a CDS encoding RNA polymerase sigma factor, whose product is MEQRRLNSIILKCKDGDTEAFRLLVSEYQNMGFSLALKLLCSESDAEDAVQEAFVSVWQNINRYSESKGKFTTWLYKIVYRVCLDRLKHKKITSPLPIDQTVFLTYVSAPDPEQQLMNNQWVAIVKVLVSELSSKQQIVFTLSVLENMETKEIEKITGLSADNIKSDLYVARQKIKKQLTRLGYDK
- a CDS encoding ATP-binding protein, with the translated sequence MEKILKRLIGENTTCDFKEFLERKQYKSWLKSVSAFANGIGGSLFFGVNDDGEVVGLKDAKSDTEFISDKIKNIIDPIPDFELKSIQTENGKTVLELHIPSGSMTPYYFVNSGSRIAFIRIGDESVIASSGQLSSLVLKSRNVTYDSLPTEYTLKDMTFEKLAKTYEKQTNLSFKEKLLRSFSLVTDKGFLTNAGVLFADQCPFRHSSLYCTRWSGIHKDDAKDSREYQGNLLTLLNAGEQFVDLHNLKGWIKLSNRRLNTPDYSSRAVFEALVNAFIHRDYSELGSEVHIDIYDDRLVIYSPGGMFDGSLIQDRNLDDVSSKRRNPILADVFSQLNFMEKRGSGLRKICNESAKLPGFSRAKEPRFRSQATSFYTELLNNNYKKHINDPVNDPVNDPVNDPVRLQNLLQLDLITLLKEDPTITRPELCERLNVSLATIRRALAQLKNLKLIERVGSDKSGHWNVSNIIEKN
- the secG gene encoding preprotein translocase subunit SecG, which produces MGLYTLFVILIVLAAIMMVFIVLIQESKGGGLASNFSSYNQIGGVRKTTDFIEKSTWGLAIAMVLFSIVCAYVAPKATTSESVIERSATEDSSTNPNTLPGFGASQNKQSAPAQKGGAQQKAPAAPAQPAN
- a CDS encoding tetratricopeptide repeat protein — encoded protein: MEITELINHPEFMDRDSLYELRSTLALYPYFQTARLLMLQNLYLLHDPSFDEELRRAALYITDRKVIFELIEAAHYKLNIQQPTVKTESEPEKESRTISLIDTFLDSIPKEEEEEEEKGNKPKRKPTPADAAIDYVSYLIQSESEEPSEKETKEEAPQMKGQSLIDDFIRNDTGKITLNENPEYLPQISDNDNDESKNVEETYFTETLAKIYIKQGRYSKALEIIRQLSLEYPKKNAYFADQIRFLEKLIINNKNK
- the lptE gene encoding LPS assembly lipoprotein LptE, coding for MDWAKKYIILILSAVLLISCKVSYKFDGASIDYNKTKTIQINDFPIRSSYVWGPMQNIYNNQLKDVFANHTHLVQVKRNGDMIIDGEITQYSQRNKSVSSTGQSAQTELSMTVNVRFTNKANHKEDFERQFTATSSYENTQSLSSVQEELVTQMIKDITDQIFNATVANW
- a CDS encoding sigma-54 interaction domain-containing protein, with the translated sequence MNTTELQKVKQRYTIVGDSDELNHALDVALQVAPTDLSVLIIGESGVGKEVLPRIIHDNSPRKREKYFAINCGSIPEGTIDSELFGHEKGSYTGAINESDGYFGVANKGTLFLDEVGELPMPTQARLLRVLETGEYLRVGGTDIRKTDVRIVAATNVNLVKAISEGRFREDLYYRLNTIPIKMPPLRERGEDIVLLFRLFALQIAQKLSMDKIALTDQAKQMLMHYKWPGNVRQLKNITEQISVICRERIITPEILGKFIPTDTDSTQLATINKNDGEHSFENEREILYKILFELRGNVNDLRRDMTILKKQLGDSQAEAATIKASTDLAAKSQASALAQKPIFIQPEQPKQSIAEEAEVEEIDEPENLNLSALGKQMLEKALERNGGNREKAAKELGISARTLYRRIRQYGLG